In one Apostichopus japonicus isolate 1M-3 chromosome 18, ASM3797524v1, whole genome shotgun sequence genomic region, the following are encoded:
- the LOC139959157 gene encoding uncharacterized protein: MNSTPTTTTEATTTGAPSTTTLEETTEESTTTLACEEANIKVVTGQLSAVAADDAQEIADSVSETLTDVEVYTLNLGEGGIPMTLNLREGIPEGATIKVVVVRSDTSEYVLIKNDDVLVA; this comes from the exons atgaatt ctactccaacaaccaccacagaagctacaactactggag ctccctcgacaactacattagaggaaactactgaagagagtacaaccactctag cttgtgaagaagcaaacatcaaagtagtgaccggccagttgagtgctgtagctgctgatgatgcccaagagatagccgactcagtttctgaaactctgacagacgtggaagtatacaccttgaaccttggagaaggtggaattccgatgacattgaacctgagagaaggcatcccggagggtgctaccataaaggttgtggtggtgcgttcggacacttctgagtatgtgctgatcaaaaatgatgatg ttttagtagcatga